From Candidatus Xianfuyuplasma coldseepsis:
GAACCCCCTGTCTTACGTCACTTCACTGCAAGATTAAAACCAATAAAATAAGCCTTCATGGCTTTTTTTATTGTCACATGACTGCATATTTGTTACAATAGGGTAGATATTTTACAAAGGGGGATGTTATATGACATTTCGAGAATTAAAAACGCGAGCACGGCAACATTTACAGGGAAATTGGGGGATTGCAATTATTGCGATGATCTTATTCTCTGCAATTAATGGATTACCGAATTCATTGGTTCAAGCAGCTCGTCTTGGCGTTGACAATCTAGCATTTCTACTACCGGTCTCACAAATAGTTGGTATTATCAGTATCCTGTTAATACCACTTGTGGTTGGATACAATCGAATCCATCTTGATTTAGCAGAGGGAACACCAACCAACCTCGATCAAATGTTTTATCCATTTCGAAGAGGACAATATGGACGATCCTTATTAACGATGTTTTTGGTCCAATTATTTACCGGATTATGGACATTACTGTTTATTATTCCCGGAATCATAAAAGCATTCTCGTATGCAATGACGTCCTATATCTTAGCAGATCCGATGTATGATTCTCTCGAGGGAACTGAACCAATCACCGAATCAAGAGAGTTAATGGATGGCCATAAAATGGAATATTTCTTATTGATACTATCGATTATTTGGTGGATTATTCCATTTGTGATTATGTTACCTATTGTTGCAGTAGTGATTGAGGCATGGACGATATTCAGCTTACTACTAGGCGGAATAGCAGTCGTCATAATCTTTATCCTTGGCCCATATATTCAACAAGTAACGGCTGAATTCTATCTCGACTTGACGGGACCAGGAAAACCAAGTACATCAGCGGAATCATCACCACCAGTAATGAAAAACGATCCCCTTGATGTGACAGATGACGAGGAAGAGGACGATCCATTCGCAGATTATTACAATTAAAAAAACGGACCACGTCCGTTTTTATTTTTGGGGTAATATAAACATGCTGTCACCAAAGCTAAAGAACCGATATTTCTCTTTAATGGCTTCATGGTAGGCATTCATAATTGCGGTTCTTCCAGCCAGAGCACTAACCAGCATCAACAATGTACTCTTTGGTAGATGAAAGTTTGTAATTAATCCATCGATCGCTTTAAAGACATGTCCAGGATATATAAATATATCGCTCCATCCTGATGTTTCATTAAAGTTATCATAATCTCGCATTACCGTTTCTAATGTGCGCAGCGAAGTCGTTCCAACCGCAATTATTCGACGGTTATCTTGACTAGCTTTGTTTAAAATGGCAGCTGTTTCTGCTGACATTTGATAATACTCGGTATGCATGTGATGGTCTTCAATCTGCTCCACTTGAACAGGGCGGAACGTTCCAAGACCGACGTGTAATGTAATGTATGCGAGTGTAACACCCATATCTTCAATCTGTCTTAACAACGGTTTCGTAAAGTGTAATCCAGCAGTTGGTGCTGCGGCACTACCTTTGTATTTATTGTATACGGTTTGATACCGATTTTGATCCTCTAGTTTTTCATGGATATAGGGGGGAAGTGGCATTTCTCCCAATTGATCTAAAATCTCAAATAAAATACCGTCATATTCAAGTTTAAAATCACGTAATCCTTCTTCTTTTTCAGCAATACAACGAGCTTTTAGTCGTCCGTCACCAAATGAAATAACCGATCCAACATGAACACGACGAGCCTTTTTAGTCAGACATTCCCATATATCGTTCTGTAATTGCTTTAGTAGTAACAGCTCGATTGTTGCCCCGGTTTCCTCTTTTGTACCAATGATTCTTGCAGGGATAACGGATGTATCATTGAGGACAAGAACATCACCGGACTGTAAAAAGTCGGTGATGTGTTTAAAGTGTTCATGGACAATCTCTCCGGTAGTTGGATTCAATACCAACAAGC
This genomic window contains:
- a CDS encoding DUF975 family protein produces the protein MTFRELKTRARQHLQGNWGIAIIAMILFSAINGLPNSLVQAARLGVDNLAFLLPVSQIVGIISILLIPLVVGYNRIHLDLAEGTPTNLDQMFYPFRRGQYGRSLLTMFLVQLFTGLWTLLFIIPGIIKAFSYAMTSYILADPMYDSLEGTEPITESRELMDGHKMEYFLLILSIIWWIIPFVIMLPIVAVVIEAWTIFSLLLGGIAVVIIFILGPYIQQVTAEFYLDLTGPGKPSTSAESSPPVMKNDPLDVTDDEEEDDPFADYYN
- the queA gene encoding tRNA preQ1(34) S-adenosylmethionine ribosyltransferase-isomerase QueA; the encoded protein is MHINDFDYILPEELIAQTPLQDRSASRLLVLNPTTGEIVHEHFKHITDFLQSGDVLVLNDTSVIPARIIGTKEETGATIELLLLKQLQNDIWECLTKKARRVHVGSVISFGDGRLKARCIAEKEEGLRDFKLEYDGILFEILDQLGEMPLPPYIHEKLEDQNRYQTVYNKYKGSAAAPTAGLHFTKPLLRQIEDMGVTLAYITLHVGLGTFRPVQVEQIEDHHMHTEYYQMSAETAAILNKASQDNRRIIAVGTTSLRTLETVMRDYDNFNETSGWSDIFIYPGHVFKAIDGLITNFHLPKSTLLMLVSALAGRTAIMNAYHEAIKEKYRFFSFGDSMFILPQK